ATTCCTTAATGAAGAAATTCAAATTATCCGCAAAAATCAAATCATTCAGTGGAAGAGCGGCGCTGATATTTTCCTCTTGAACCGTGCCCAAAAGAGGAAGATAATTCGCTTTCAAAGAAGGATTTTTTTGAAGTAAAGTAAGAATAAAAAAGCTGTCCGCTACGAAACAAGTCACATTGTTACTGATAAGATTATCGATCGCGATCGAATCCGAAAGATAACTATAAATCGGTAATTTAGAAAATTTCTTTTGAAGATAAATGTGATTCGTAGTATTGGATCTTACCGAAAAACTCACAAGACCGCTTAAATTTGTAAGATCCAAGAGGCTCATAAATCTTCTGGAAATAACGATATTCCCTTCCGGCTCCGGCGGAAGAATTTTCTTGCTGACAAGTCCCGCAGGGGTCGTAACAAGATAAGGATCGGAAAAAGTGACTTGTTTACCCCGATTTAAGTCGGTGGATATTCCGGCAAATGCAAGATCGATTTTACCAACACGAATATCCTCCGCAAACTGCCTGAAGGTTTTAAGAGGTACAAGCTTTAAGGATACTCCCAGATAATCCGCGTAGAGTTTAGCCAATTCTGCATCGATACCCGGGTATCCATCCTTCGGATTTTCGATATAAAAAGGCTCGTACTGTTTATTGACACCGACAACGAGTTCTTTCTTAGAAAGAATTCTTTCTAATCTGGAACCAGCATATTCCGACTGAGAAAATAACACAGCCGGAAAAACCAAAAACAAACATAGAATTCTCATCTCGAACATGGAACAAATGGTGGATTAATCCTTATTTTTTTCCAGAGCATTTTAAATGAAAAAAATAATTTCTAAGGACTTACAATCTGAAATTCGGTTCTTCTGTTTTTATAATCCGTTTTCGGATTTTTGTGAGGAACGATCGGTTCCGAACTTCCCTTTCCATCGGTTACGATTCTACTTGAATCGATCCCCTTTTTAACTAGATAATCTTTTACTGCATCTGCACGATTACGGCTAAGAACTACATTCTCTTGGTAATCCCCATTGAGATCCGTATGTCCTATGATTTTAATTTTCACGTTTGGGTTTTCTTTCAAATAAGAATTCAAATTTTCTAAAATTGAAAAAGAATTTTCTAAAATTTCATAAGATCCCAAAGCAAAATGAATACTGTCCAAAGAAATCGATTTACCTTTTTCTAATTCTTGGAAGGGATTAGAAACAATAGAATAAATATCGTAATCATGCCCGCTTTTTCTACAGAAATAAAAAGTCAATCCGTCATCAGCTTCCAAATAAAAAGCCTCGTCGCCAGCCGTATTAATATCGGGTCCGAGATTGATTGGTTCTGAAAAATCTCCATTCGCAAGCAAAGTGGATTTGTACAAATCATAACCGCCAAAACCTCCAGGGCGGTTGGAAGAAAAATAAATTGTCTTACCATCTTTGCTGATCGTCGCCGCAATTTCGGAATAGACCGTATTGATCGGATCAGGAAGACTCGTCGCCTTTTCCCAAATTTTGTTTCTATAAACCGAAACGAAAATATCCGCTTCGGAAACTTGTCCAAACGGATAACGAGTAAAATACAACCGATTGTCAAATAAAAACGGATTTTCTTCGATCTCTTCTGTGTTTACGGTTATAGGAAGAGCGGTAGGTTTACTCCAGGAAGAATTTATCTTTTTAGAAAAATACAAATCTCTGGAAACTCCGATCTTTCCATTAGAAAGTTGAAACTCAATCGATCCGTCCCGATTGGATGAAAAAATAATCCCTTCTTCTTGATTCAAAATAAAAGGACTTTGATCATCATAGTTCGAATTGAGATTTTCAATTTCCTCTCCTTGTTGCCATTTATCTCCCTTACGAATTGATTTGTAAAGATCCGTATAAATCGAATTCTCCCTTTTAGAGTAAAAATAGAGAACATTTCCGTCATCCGTAAGGCTGATTCCAAACTCATTCAGATTGGTATTGATAGAACCTTTTAATTTTTCTGGTTTTTGATTTTTGGAACTCTTAATTTCATTCAACTCCTGAGAAGCAACGGAAAACATCGGTAATAAAATTAAAAAAGTCGCATATATTAATAAAAGAGAAAATTGATTTGAGAATAATTCGAAAATATTTTTTTTCATACTCAATGTAACATTCTTAGTGGATTTTATTACGAAAATAAGACTGCAATTTTTTCTCATACTCCGGCATTTTTTCAAAAACATCAGCATTCAATTTTTTTGAACAGAAAATTCAGGTCTATTAAAAATAGAAAAATACAATAATCTTTTTATAAGGCGAAAATCAAAAAATGGTTTAACAACCATCCTAAAAAAGGAACGAATATTAACATAAATGAATATGGAGTTGAATTTTTTAACTCGATGCTTTTGACATAATAAACGCAAACTTTCAGACATGTTATTAGAAGTTAGAAAAAAAGAACACATAACAACCCCAGGATTTCAAAAACCCCTATTTTTATTATCCGTTTTTTTAGTAAAAACCTGAGTTCAAAAACCAGAAAAATGAAAAATCTGAAAACTGCTTTAATCAAAAATTTGTTCGAAATCTAATTTTTATTTCGATAATTTTTTATTTCAACTCAAGTTCGATGACAAAAAATAAGAAAAACTTTTTCTAAAAATAGGGAATTATTTGTTTCTAATTACTAGAAGATTATGATTTTACTTGTCAGGCATTGATCTGAAACGCCGACCGTAAAGAGACATTTTGTTGGATTAACGCGTCAGTAGAAACATTTCTTTGAGTTAAAAGCCGATCCATTTGTAATTTAAATCTCTTATTACCAAATGCTTTTTGTGACCGTCGTCTTATTTCTTATGTTCAATATAATTTGGCATTTTCATAACTTGTTGAACCTGTATAATTGGTGCTTCAATTTTGTTTCCGTCTGTTTTTCTTTTTCAGGTTAAAAAATGGGCAATCTATTTTAAGTCAAGTCAGGCAATACCGACTAATGCCTACAGCATAAGAATTTCTACATATGATTTTTCTTTTTATAAAAAAATTAAATTTTATTGATCAAAACTTTTTTATGCCGAACTCATTTCTTTCTGATTTGTTCCAACAAGTTATTCCAATCAAAAAAGTTAAAATTTCTCCCAGGCCAAACAGAACAATTTGTCGTTATGACTAAAAATCAAAACGCGCTACTCATCTCTACATAATAGAATGTTTAAAATTTTGCGTCTAACGCGGGATTTGTGCTCAAATGAACGGTATTCTATTTTATAGGGATCAGTAAAAGCCCATAACCAACCCCACAAATTAAGAATGCTTTTGGGATAAGGATCAAAAACTGATATTTTTCAAGTGTTCCGACAAGAATGAGACTTTTTACTTGCCAAAAGTATGATTTTCTGATAGAGAAAAATCTCCCGAGTCTTTTCCCGCCTCCCACCCCTCCACCCAAAAATCAGGGTGGGGCCGAGCCTGTTTCACAGAGGATTTGTCGTAATTCCGACAGATTTATTTTCGAATCCAAGTATTTGTGGGGTTGGTTATGGTAAGAGCCTCCCTCCAGAAAATCTTGTTATTGTGTTATTGAATTCTGTTTTCCAAAAAAACTACAGATCCGATGCCGTAATTTTATTACAGATAAGCTTTATAAAATTAACATTAAACAACGTGAGTTCGGCGGTTGAAAATGAGAAAAAATTTTCTAAAAGTTAGGAATCCTACTTTTAGAATTTGTTCGTAAAATCGCGATTTGTTATACTACTCGGACGCATAAAAATGATACTCGAAAATAAGCGGTCGTTTTTGCAAAAGTACAATGGTTCTCAAAAATTAAGTCAAATCGGGAAATCCCGACTTTTTAAAGGAAGATTCTAATTTTCGAAATAGTTTATCATAGTATTTTATTCATGCGCCCGAGTGGTAATTCCCACATTTTAAGAATAGATTCACAACTTTCAACTTTCAACTTTTTACAGAAGAACGAATCGCGTCGAACTAACATTAAACATAAGATCAAAACAGAATGAATATGATTAAATATATTAAATCATACTAATATATTTAAAGGAATACAAATCGGTCTAAAAATAAGATTTTAACACTTCCGGAATACGAACTGTTCCGTTTGCGTCTTGGAAATTTTCCAAAATTGCTGCGTAGGTTCTTCCCAAAGCAAGTCCCGAGCCATTGATTGTATGTACAAGCTGGTTTTTTCCGTCTTTGGATTTATAACGAATTTTTCCTCTTCTCGCTTGAAAGTCCCTAAAATTAGAGACGGAAGAAATTTCCATGTATCGATTCAAACCTGGCATCCAAACCTCGATATCGTAAGTAATCGAGGAGTTCGCAGAAATATCCCCGCTGCAAAGAATGATCACTCTATAAGGAAGTTCTAATTTTTTAAGTATGTTCTCCGCATGAGAAAGCATTTTTTTATGTTCTTCCTCCGAATCCTCAGGTTTACAAAACTTTACAAGCTCCACCTTTTGAAACTGATGCACCCGAACAAGCCCGCGAGTATCTTTTCCATAAGACCCGGCCTCTCTTCTAAAACAGGAAGTATGTGCCGTTACGGAAATCGGCAACTGATCCTCCGGAATAATCTCGTCCCGATATAAATTCGTAAGAGGGACTTCCGCAGTCGGAATCAAGTTAAGTTCGTCTTTTTCGATTCTATAAAATTCATCTTTAAATTTAGGGTATTGTCCCGTCGCCGTCATCGATTCGTCGTTTACCATTGAAGGAACCCAAACTTCGGTATAACCGTGTTCTTTCGTATGAATATCCAACATAAAATTCATCAAAGCTCTTTCTAAT
The nucleotide sequence above comes from Leptospira weilii. Encoded proteins:
- a CDS encoding transporter substrate-binding domain-containing protein is translated as MFEMRILCLFLVFPAVLFSQSEYAGSRLERILSKKELVVGVNKQYEPFYIENPKDGYPGIDAELAKLYADYLGVSLKLVPLKTFRQFAEDIRVGKIDLAFAGISTDLNRGKQVTFSDPYLVTTPAGLVSKKILPPEPEGNIVISRRFMSLLDLTNLSGLVSFSVRSNTTNHIYLQKKFSKLPIYSYLSDSIAIDNLISNNVTCFVADSFFILTLLQKNPSLKANYLPLLGTVQEENISAALPLNDLIFADNLNFFIKELKRTGLLEELKNRYFNQNSWVK
- a CDS encoding OmpA family protein, translated to MKKNIFELFSNQFSLLLIYATFLILLPMFSVASQELNEIKSSKNQKPEKLKGSINTNLNEFGISLTDDGNVLYFYSKRENSIYTDLYKSIRKGDKWQQGEEIENLNSNYDDQSPFILNQEEGIIFSSNRDGSIEFQLSNGKIGVSRDLYFSKKINSSWSKPTALPITVNTEEIEENPFLFDNRLYFTRYPFGQVSEADIFVSVYRNKIWEKATSLPDPINTVYSEIAATISKDGKTIYFSSNRPGGFGGYDLYKSTLLANGDFSEPINLGPDINTAGDEAFYLEADDGLTFYFCRKSGHDYDIYSIVSNPFQELEKGKSISLDSIHFALGSYEILENSFSILENLNSYLKENPNVKIKIIGHTDLNGDYQENVVLSRNRADAVKDYLVKKGIDSSRIVTDGKGSSEPIVPHKNPKTDYKNRRTEFQIVSP
- the serS gene encoding serine--tRNA ligase — encoded protein: MLDLRYITENTEDLKKVLELRGFKEVGIIDELKSIIQRKRELQKEADVLREERNKVSKEAGRIKQSGGDITEISASVKLVGEKIKEIETKLEQEENALININLGLPNILDPRVPDGKSEHDNVVQYEVGKIPSFSFLPKPHFEIGEALNWINFEKGVKLSGARAYTYWKDGAKLERALMNFMLDIHTKEHGYTEVWVPSMVNDESMTATGQYPKFKDEFYRIEKDELNLIPTAEVPLTNLYRDEIIPEDQLPISVTAHTSCFRREAGSYGKDTRGLVRVHQFQKVELVKFCKPEDSEEEHKKMLSHAENILKKLELPYRVIILCSGDISANSSITYDIEVWMPGLNRYMEISSVSNFRDFQARRGKIRYKSKDGKNQLVHTINGSGLALGRTYAAILENFQDANGTVRIPEVLKSYF